From a single Solenopsis invicta isolate M01_SB chromosome 6, UNIL_Sinv_3.0, whole genome shotgun sequence genomic region:
- the LOC120358174 gene encoding uncharacterized protein LOC120358174 produces MGKKVSASMRVCSLHFTKEDFIPSQGKNHIRHLKKTSIPSLNLPIGSTRKISPQRKIQAKCREERWHKRSCVKQLSVENICDVPEKEIVMQTTVSDKTTDQNVIEKALPAIRIIDEHGCLAEVVEENVKTSLTNKDIGIQVQSDNIFVKFSSIIISDTELSTLTGIYSFSLLNTIETLVKTTYKETPTANTKTDIRETIIMTFMKLKQNMSYALLSILFKCKPNTCKEKIFQMLDILYICLKPAILWPNKDNILKNISLCFMGFEDVRVVVDCTEIKIQKPKDLCCQIATFSRYKSNYTIKFMTGVTPAGLILFVSKCYGGRAFDKAIFEQSKIIQKLNKKDAIMRDKGFPIDDICKLNDIKLIRPPFLKDKKQFSKTDAILTRNIATARVHIERSNQRLKTFQVLGSTMPACLISKADEIFNIICAVVNLSAPIIKDDKFCSQHKAK; encoded by the exons atgggaaaaaaggTTTCTGCTTCTATGAGAGTGTGCTCTCttcattttacaaaagaagACTTCATACCATCAC AAGGTAAAAATCATATAcgtcatttaaagaaaacaagcATTCCATCGCTTAATTTACCAATTGGATCAACGAGAAAAATTAGTCCGCaaagaaaaattcaagcaaAATGCAGAGAAGAAAGATGGCATAAAAGATCTTGTGTAAAACAATTATcagtagaaaatatttgtgatgtacctgaaaaagaaattgtaatgcAAACTACTGTTTCTGATAAAACAACTGAtcaaaatgtaattgaaaaagCATTGCCTGCAATTAGAATAATTGATGAACATGGATGTCTTGCAGAAGTTGTGGaagaaaatgtcaaaacttcCTTAACAAATAAGGATATAGGAATACAAGTTCAAagtgataatatttttgtaaaattttcaagtattattaTTTCTGATACTGAATTAAGTACATTAACTGGCATTTATAGTTTTAGTTTGCTCAATACAATTGAAACTCTTGTAAAAACTACATACAAGGAAACACCTACTGCAAATACAAAAACGGATATACGagaaacaataataatgacttttatgaaattgaaacaaaatatgtCTTATGCTTtgctatcaattttatttaaatgcaaaccAAACActtgcaaagaaaaaatatttcaaatgcttgacattttatatatttgtttaaagcCAGCTATTTTGTGGCCAAACAAagacaatattttaaagaatatttcgCTATGTTTTATGGGGTTTGAAGATGTTCGAGTCGTAGTTGATTGtactgaaattaaaattcaaaagcCAAAGGATTTATGTTGTCAGATTGCAACTTTTTCGCGTTACAAAAGTAAttacacaattaaatttatgactGGTGTAACACCAGctggtttaattttatttgtgagcAAATGTTATGGAGGACGTGCTTTTGACAAGGCAATATTCGAGCAAAGTAAAATCAtacagaaattaaataaaaaagacgcAATCATGAGAGATAAAGGATTTCCAATTGAcgatatttgtaaattaaatgatataaaacttATTAGACCTCCTTttctaaaagataaaaaacaattttcaaaaacagATGCAATATTAACCCGTAATATTGCCACAGCACGAGTGCATATTGAAAGAAGCAATCAAAGGTTAAAAACTTTCCAAGTCTTAGGATCTACAATGCCTGCGTGTCTTATAAGTAAAGctgatgaaatttttaatattatttgtgctGTTGTAAATTTGAGTGCTCCAATAATTAAAGATGATAAATTTTGTTCACAAcacaaagcaaaataa